A window of Rhizobium acidisoli contains these coding sequences:
- the uvrC gene encoding excinuclease ABC subunit UvrC, whose amino-acid sequence MNGRKLPDGGVLYDDTDESEDEIEVEGDLSTAAPLATAVDWNAGSLNETGLIGAELIGEFVKRLPNSPGVYRMFNAEGDVLYVGKARSLKKRVGNYAVGRVHSNRIAQMVRQTANMEFVTTRTETEALLLEANLIKRLRPRFNVLLRDDKSFPYILITGDHRAPAIFKHRGARARKGDYFGPFASAGAVGRTINSLQRAFLIRTCTDSVFETRTRPCLLYQIKRCSGPCTHEVSDGGYGELVQEAKDFLSGKSQKVKSHMAEAMNQAAEDLDFERAAIYRDRLAALSHVQSHQGINPAGVEEADVFAIHHEGGVSCIQVFFFRTGQNWGNRAYFPKADPQLSGAEVLNAFLAQFYDDKPVPKQIMLSETIEEMELLAAALSEKAGHKVAILVPRRGEKRDLVDHVVGNAREAHGRKLAETASQSRLLEGFKDTFGLAYAPQRIEIYDNSHIMGTNAVGGMVVAGPEGFVKNQYRKFNIKSTDITPGDDFGMMKEVMTRRFSRLIKEEGIPDRTAQATAADAADMPFPTWPDVILIDGGQGQMTAVRAILTELGITDSVTAIGIAKGVDRDAGRERFFPPGRESFTLPPRDPVLYFVQRMRDEAHRFAIGSHRARRKKEMVKNPLDEIGGIGPSRKRALLQHFGTAKAVSRAALSDLMAVEGISEAVAKQVYNHFHDDAAK is encoded by the coding sequence ATGAATGGACGAAAGCTGCCGGATGGCGGCGTTCTCTACGACGATACGGATGAGAGCGAAGACGAGATCGAGGTGGAAGGCGACCTTTCCACTGCTGCCCCGCTTGCGACTGCGGTCGACTGGAACGCCGGGAGCCTCAACGAGACCGGCCTCATCGGCGCCGAGCTGATCGGCGAATTCGTCAAGCGGCTGCCGAACAGCCCCGGCGTCTACCGCATGTTCAATGCCGAGGGCGACGTGCTCTATGTCGGCAAGGCGCGCAGCCTGAAGAAGCGCGTCGGCAACTACGCCGTCGGCCGCGTGCATTCCAACCGCATCGCCCAGATGGTGCGCCAGACTGCGAATATGGAATTCGTGACGACGCGCACGGAAACCGAAGCGCTTCTCCTGGAAGCGAATCTGATCAAGCGCTTGCGGCCGCGCTTTAACGTGCTGCTGCGCGACGACAAGTCCTTTCCCTATATCCTCATCACCGGGGATCACCGGGCGCCGGCCATTTTCAAGCATCGCGGCGCGCGAGCCAGAAAGGGTGATTACTTCGGGCCCTTCGCTTCGGCCGGCGCGGTCGGGCGGACGATCAATTCGCTGCAGCGCGCCTTCCTGATCCGCACCTGCACCGACAGCGTCTTCGAAACACGCACGCGTCCCTGCCTGCTCTATCAGATCAAGCGCTGTTCCGGGCCGTGCACCCATGAGGTCAGCGACGGGGGTTACGGCGAACTGGTGCAGGAGGCGAAGGATTTCCTCTCCGGCAAGAGCCAGAAGGTGAAGTCGCACATGGCCGAAGCCATGAACCAGGCGGCCGAGGACCTCGATTTCGAGCGGGCGGCAATCTATCGCGACCGCCTGGCGGCACTTTCGCATGTGCAGAGCCACCAGGGCATCAATCCGGCCGGCGTCGAAGAGGCGGATGTTTTCGCCATCCATCACGAAGGCGGCGTCTCCTGCATCCAGGTGTTCTTCTTCCGCACCGGCCAGAACTGGGGCAACCGCGCCTATTTCCCCAAGGCCGATCCGCAGCTTTCCGGCGCCGAAGTGCTGAATGCCTTCCTCGCGCAGTTCTACGACGACAAGCCGGTGCCGAAGCAGATCATGCTGTCGGAAACGATCGAAGAGATGGAGCTGCTTGCCGCAGCGCTCAGCGAAAAGGCCGGCCACAAGGTTGCGATCCTTGTGCCGCGGCGCGGTGAGAAACGCGATCTCGTCGACCATGTCGTCGGCAATGCGCGCGAGGCGCATGGGCGAAAGCTTGCCGAAACGGCGTCGCAGTCGCGGCTGCTGGAAGGCTTCAAGGACACGTTCGGGCTTGCCTATGCGCCGCAGCGCATCGAGATCTACGACAACTCGCATATCATGGGCACCAATGCCGTCGGCGGCATGGTGGTCGCGGGGCCGGAAGGTTTCGTCAAGAACCAGTACCGCAAGTTCAACATCAAATCGACCGACATCACCCCCGGCGACGACTTCGGCATGATGAAGGAGGTGATGACGCGGCGTTTCTCGCGGCTGATCAAGGAAGAAGGCATTCCCGACCGGACGGCGCAGGCAACCGCAGCCGACGCCGCCGACATGCCGTTTCCGACCTGGCCCGACGTGATCCTCATCGACGGCGGCCAGGGGCAGATGACGGCGGTGCGCGCCATCCTCACCGAACTCGGCATCACCGACAGTGTGACGGCGATCGGCATCGCCAAGGGTGTCGACCGCGATGCCGGGCGCGAGCGCTTCTTTCCGCCAGGACGCGAGAGCTTTACCCTGCCGCCGCGCGATCCGGTGCTCTATTTCGTCCAGCGCATGCGCGACGAGGCGCATCGTTTCGCGATCGGCTCTCACCGGGCCCGCCGCAAGAAGGAAATGGTCAAGAACCCGCTCGACGAGATCGGCGGCATCGGCCCATCGCGCAAACGCGCGCTGCTTCAGCATTTCGGCACGGCAAAAGCGGTTTCGCGCGCCGCACTCTCCGACCTGATGGCGGTGGAAGGCATTTCGGAAGCCGTCGCCAAGCAGGTCTACAACCATTTCCACGACGACGCCGCGAAATAA
- a CDS encoding SDR family oxidoreductase: MNHKRLRSALVTGAAKRIGRAIAEDLAANGFSVVIHANGSLSEAEELVAELRQKGYRAIALKADLTDIGETGELVKRASEDLGPLDLLVNNASIFREDSARSFDAQAWAQHFDVHVRAPSILAAAFAEQLPDDATGLIVNIIDQRVWALNPGFYSYTLSKAALWTATQTMAQTFAPRLRVNAIGPGPTVRSARQSEEDFQAQIDGLIMKAGPGFGEFGQTIRFLFDTPSITGQMIALDGGQHLAWQTPDVAEITE; this comes from the coding sequence TTGAACCACAAAAGACTTCGCTCGGCCCTTGTAACAGGGGCTGCTAAAAGAATAGGCCGGGCAATCGCCGAAGACCTTGCTGCAAATGGCTTTTCCGTTGTCATTCACGCCAACGGCTCCCTCAGTGAAGCCGAAGAGCTGGTGGCGGAATTGCGGCAGAAGGGATATCGGGCGATCGCGCTCAAGGCCGACCTTACGGATATCGGCGAAACCGGCGAGCTCGTAAAAAGAGCGTCGGAAGACCTCGGTCCGCTCGACCTGCTCGTCAACAATGCCTCCATCTTCCGCGAGGATTCGGCCCGCAGTTTCGATGCGCAGGCATGGGCGCAGCATTTCGACGTCCATGTGCGGGCGCCGTCGATCCTTGCCGCAGCCTTTGCCGAACAGCTGCCCGACGATGCGACCGGGCTGATCGTCAACATCATCGACCAGCGGGTCTGGGCGCTCAATCCCGGCTTCTATTCCTACACGCTTTCCAAAGCCGCACTCTGGACGGCGACGCAGACGATGGCGCAGACCTTTGCGCCGAGGCTGCGCGTCAACGCCATCGGCCCCGGCCCGACGGTGCGCAGCGCGCGGCAATCGGAAGAGGACTTCCAGGCTCAGATCGACGGGCTTATCATGAAGGCGGGGCCGGGATTCGGCGAGTTCGGACAGACGATTCGCTTTCTCTTCGACACGCCCTCGATCACCGGCCAGATGATTGCCCTCGATGGCGGCCAGCACCTCGCCTGGCAGACGCCCGATGTGGCGGAGATTACGGAATGA
- a CDS encoding outer membrane protein — translation MRVLIAGLMASVFAIAGISAAQAADAVDQIPEAPVAQEAPVKPAGSWEGFYLGGAGTYNMGDFGSDRHTYGFGGQVFTGYNWQQGQIVYGVESDLGYSGDDVSSGGVKNKYGWNGSVRGRVGYDMNPFLLYGTAGLALGNVKVSDGTSDESKTNYGYTVGAGVEAFVTNNITTRLEYRYTDYQSKDYDLDSGSFSRGYDENSVKLGIGVKF, via the coding sequence ATGCGTGTACTCATTGCTGGCCTCATGGCCTCCGTTTTTGCAATTGCCGGCATCTCGGCAGCTCAGGCGGCCGATGCCGTCGACCAGATTCCGGAAGCACCGGTCGCCCAGGAAGCCCCGGTCAAGCCGGCTGGCAGCTGGGAAGGCTTCTATCTCGGCGGCGCCGGCACCTACAACATGGGTGACTTCGGTTCCGACCGCCACACCTACGGTTTCGGCGGCCAGGTCTTCACCGGCTACAACTGGCAGCAGGGCCAGATCGTTTACGGCGTTGAATCCGACCTCGGCTACAGCGGCGACGACGTTTCCTCGGGCGGCGTTAAGAACAAGTATGGCTGGAACGGCTCCGTCCGTGGCCGCGTCGGCTACGACATGAACCCCTTCCTACTCTACGGCACGGCCGGTCTTGCCCTCGGCAACGTCAAGGTTTCCGACGGCACCTCGGACGAAAGCAAGACGAACTACGGCTATACGGTCGGCGCCGGCGTCGAAGCTTTCGTGACCAACAACATCACGACGCGCCTGGAATATCGCTACACCGACTACCAGAGCAAGGATTACGACCTCGACTCCGGCAGCTTCTCGCGCGGTTACGACGAGAACAGCGTCAAGCTCGGTATCGGCGTCAAGTTCTAA
- a CDS encoding glutathione S-transferase family protein has product MKLLWSPPSPYSSKVRMAAHFLDLELNAIRVDTNTAPAILVENNPLGKIPTLLTDDGASVFDSVAIMHYFDRLAKGKLYPSKKGKRTDAEVLESLCDGICDCLLVIMYERRFRDEEKIHQPWIDRQWKKATSGLAHLSANPPKSGKKLNGGHFALAATLGYLDLRFKGQWEADHAPLIDWLAWFEKKFPAYQELKTNT; this is encoded by the coding sequence ATGAAGCTTCTTTGGTCGCCCCCCTCACCCTATTCCAGCAAGGTGCGGATGGCCGCACACTTCCTGGATCTCGAGTTGAACGCCATCCGGGTCGATACCAACACCGCGCCGGCGATCCTGGTGGAGAATAACCCGCTCGGCAAGATCCCGACGCTGCTGACCGATGACGGCGCCTCGGTCTTCGACAGCGTGGCGATCATGCATTATTTCGACCGGCTGGCGAAGGGCAAGCTCTATCCTTCGAAGAAGGGCAAACGCACGGATGCGGAGGTCCTCGAGTCGCTCTGCGACGGTATCTGCGACTGCCTGCTGGTGATCATGTACGAGCGGCGTTTTCGCGACGAGGAAAAGATCCACCAGCCCTGGATCGACCGGCAATGGAAGAAGGCGACCAGCGGGCTTGCACATCTCAGCGCCAATCCGCCGAAGTCGGGCAAGAAGCTCAACGGCGGGCATTTTGCCCTGGCTGCCACGCTCGGCTATCTCGATCTGCGCTTCAAGGGGCAGTGGGAAGCCGATCACGCGCCGCTGATCGACTGGCTGGCGTGGTTCGAAAAGAAATTTCCCGCCTATCAAGAGCTCAAGACCAACACATAG